In one window of Nocardiopsis aegyptia DNA:
- a CDS encoding carbohydrate ABC transporter permease — MRRRRALLPWALLTPALVVIGLLLLFPLARIVWLSFREYGLRELVSGESAFVGAANYLTLLTDPYLWRVAMFNTVAFALVAVVATLVLGTLVALLLSTLRPVTRVAVVSCIMVAWAMPAVSGTYVWMWIFDVENGVVARALMAAGAIDPGGYNWFADRLFFYGIATLNVVHGGFPFVAVTVLAGLLTVPRELHEAALIDGAGAWKRFWHVTFPVLRPVFAVVTVLSTIWDFKVFAQIYLMPGGDVGGSQMLNLGVWAYVRSFSHNDYGLGSAIAVLLSLLLLGVTVVYLRVLFREDELR; from the coding sequence ATGCGTCGGCGGCGCGCCCTCCTGCCCTGGGCGCTGCTCACACCGGCGCTCGTGGTCATCGGGCTGCTCCTGCTGTTCCCGCTCGCCCGGATCGTCTGGCTGTCCTTCCGCGAGTACGGGCTGCGCGAACTCGTCTCCGGCGAGTCGGCGTTCGTCGGCGCCGCCAACTACCTCACCCTGCTGACCGACCCGTACCTGTGGCGGGTCGCCATGTTCAACACCGTGGCCTTCGCCCTGGTGGCGGTGGTGGCCACCCTCGTGCTGGGCACCCTGGTCGCCCTGCTGCTGTCGACGCTGCGCCCGGTGACCCGGGTGGCCGTGGTCTCCTGCATCATGGTGGCCTGGGCGATGCCCGCGGTCAGCGGCACCTACGTGTGGATGTGGATCTTCGACGTCGAGAACGGCGTCGTGGCCAGGGCGCTGATGGCCGCGGGGGCGATCGACCCCGGGGGCTACAACTGGTTCGCCGACCGCCTGTTCTTCTACGGGATCGCCACGCTCAACGTGGTCCACGGCGGGTTCCCGTTCGTGGCGGTGACGGTCCTGGCCGGGCTGCTGACCGTGCCCCGCGAGCTGCACGAGGCGGCGCTGATCGACGGCGCGGGGGCGTGGAAGCGCTTCTGGCACGTCACCTTCCCCGTCCTGCGCCCGGTGTTCGCCGTGGTCACCGTCCTGTCCACGATCTGGGACTTCAAGGTGTTCGCGCAGATCTACCTCATGCCGGGCGGGGACGTGGGCGGCTCACAGATGCTCAACCTGGGCGTGTGGGCCTACGTGCGCTCCTTCAGCCACAACGACTACGGCCTGGGGTCGGCGATCGCCGTCCTGCTCTCCCTGTTGCTGCTGGGCGTCACGGTGGTCTACCTGCGGGTCCTGTTCCGGGAGGACGAGCTGCGATGA
- a CDS encoding SAM-dependent methyltransferase — protein MRLAEIFERVVGPDAPIRFTAYDGSSAGDPNSDVALHVRTPVAVNYLAQSPNAVGLTRAYVSGHLDLEGDMYTALRRMSDFAFAEGVNVSARDIAAIVRSVGWVKFVNRVAPPPQEVTRGRLAGLGWRHSKRRDAEAIHHHYDVGNDFYELVLGPSMTYTCAVFDEADAALERVGESADATKGAAGEGGKRSGGALESAQFRKYELVSRKLGLRKGMRLLDVGCGWGGMVMHAAREHGVRALGVTLSKEQAEWAAKRIAQEGLTEVAEVRHMDYRDVPDASYDRISSIGLTEHVGARNLDSYFDSLHGKLVPGGRLLNHCITRPRNDLKPMDTGGFINRYVFPDGELEGPARIQLAMNDAGFEIRHQENLREHYALTLRHWSANLDRNWDEAVALVGEGTARVWRLYMAGCVLGFERDVVQLHQILGVKLDGTDAHMPLRPEF, from the coding sequence ATGCGGCTTGCGGAGATCTTCGAGAGGGTCGTCGGCCCGGACGCCCCCATCCGGTTCACCGCCTACGACGGCAGCAGCGCGGGGGATCCGAACAGCGACGTCGCCCTGCACGTGCGGACTCCGGTGGCGGTGAACTACCTGGCCCAGTCGCCCAACGCCGTCGGCCTCACACGCGCGTACGTGTCCGGACACCTCGATCTCGAAGGGGACATGTACACCGCCCTGCGCAGAATGTCGGACTTCGCCTTCGCGGAGGGCGTCAACGTCTCCGCCCGCGACATCGCCGCGATCGTGCGGTCGGTGGGCTGGGTGAAGTTCGTCAACCGGGTGGCCCCGCCGCCGCAGGAGGTGACCAGGGGCAGGCTCGCGGGCCTGGGCTGGCGCCACTCCAAGCGGCGCGACGCCGAGGCCATCCACCACCACTACGACGTGGGCAACGACTTCTACGAGCTGGTCCTGGGCCCGTCGATGACCTACACCTGTGCCGTCTTCGACGAGGCCGACGCCGCGCTGGAGCGCGTGGGCGAGTCGGCGGACGCGACGAAGGGCGCGGCCGGGGAGGGCGGCAAGCGGTCGGGCGGTGCCCTGGAGAGCGCCCAGTTCCGCAAGTACGAGCTCGTCTCGCGCAAGCTCGGCCTCCGCAAGGGCATGCGCCTGCTGGACGTGGGGTGCGGCTGGGGCGGCATGGTCATGCACGCCGCCCGCGAGCACGGCGTGCGCGCCCTCGGCGTCACCCTGTCCAAGGAGCAGGCGGAGTGGGCGGCCAAGCGCATCGCGCAGGAGGGCCTGACGGAGGTGGCGGAGGTCCGCCACATGGACTACCGGGACGTGCCCGACGCCAGCTACGACCGGATCAGCTCCATCGGCCTGACCGAGCACGTCGGCGCCCGCAACCTCGACTCCTACTTCGACTCGCTGCACGGCAAGCTGGTGCCCGGCGGCCGGCTGCTCAACCACTGCATCACGCGCCCGCGCAACGACCTCAAGCCGATGGACACCGGGGGGTTCATCAACCGGTACGTCTTCCCCGACGGTGAACTGGAGGGGCCCGCCCGGATCCAGCTCGCGATGAACGACGCCGGGTTCGAGATCCGCCACCAGGAGAACCTGCGTGAGCACTACGCCCTGACCCTGCGCCACTGGAGCGCGAACCTGGACCGGAACTGGGACGAGGCCGTGGCGCTGGTCGGCGAGGGGACCGCCCGCGTGTGGCGGCTCTACATGGCCGGCTGCGTCCTGGGCTTCGAGCGGGACGTCGTGCAGCTGCACCAGATCCTCGGTGTGAAACTCGACGGCACCGACGCCCACATGCCCCTGCGCCCGGAGTTCTGA
- a CDS encoding sugar ABC transporter substrate-binding protein, producing MARSRTHKHVPLPAAAVALTLAVTSCGFGGSDPDTLQVWIMQGTNPDETAFFEEANAAFTEETGIAVEVEFVPWQDAHDKISTSIAGGTTPDVAELGNTFTPGFADAGALHDLSGYVDDTSQYIPGLMEMGELDEGVYGVPWYASIRSVVYRSDLFEEHGLEVPENWAELRETALALSEAEEDMTAFPVPGDAQYSVMPWIWGGGGEIAVQGSDGTWDSTIDTAEGRAGIEFFTGLALEDGVSSTGAVNWNEIDVMEAVADEEAAMAILGSANPKAILEANPDLEGRIDSFTLPGQDGGHMPSFAGGSLLSVFEGTGNEETAQRYVEHLTGDEFSARWAEETGFFPGTVEGVETFSAAADPVLQPFAVQLSEASRGLPVAPEWSQVESEKVIVAMQQDILNGNATVDEATEAAAADIERILNGG from the coding sequence ATGGCCCGCAGCCGCACACACAAGCACGTTCCCCTCCCCGCCGCCGCGGTGGCCCTGACGCTCGCCGTGACCTCCTGCGGATTCGGCGGCTCCGACCCCGACACCCTCCAGGTGTGGATCATGCAGGGCACCAACCCCGACGAGACGGCCTTCTTCGAGGAGGCCAACGCCGCGTTCACGGAGGAGACCGGTATCGCGGTCGAGGTGGAGTTCGTGCCCTGGCAGGACGCCCACGACAAGATCTCCACCTCGATCGCCGGCGGCACCACGCCCGACGTCGCCGAGCTCGGCAACACCTTCACACCCGGGTTCGCCGACGCGGGGGCCCTGCACGACCTGTCCGGGTACGTCGACGACACCTCCCAGTACATTCCGGGCCTGATGGAGATGGGCGAACTCGACGAGGGGGTCTACGGCGTCCCCTGGTACGCCTCCATCAGGTCCGTCGTCTACCGGTCCGACCTGTTCGAGGAGCACGGCCTGGAGGTGCCGGAGAACTGGGCGGAGCTGCGCGAGACCGCCCTGGCCCTGTCCGAGGCCGAGGAGGACATGACCGCCTTCCCGGTGCCCGGGGACGCCCAGTACTCCGTCATGCCGTGGATCTGGGGCGGGGGCGGCGAGATCGCCGTGCAGGGGTCCGACGGCACGTGGGACTCCACGATCGACACCGCCGAGGGCAGAGCGGGGATCGAGTTCTTCACCGGCCTGGCGCTGGAGGACGGTGTCTCCTCCACCGGCGCCGTGAACTGGAACGAGATCGACGTCATGGAGGCCGTGGCCGACGAGGAGGCCGCCATGGCCATCCTGGGCAGCGCCAACCCGAAGGCCATCCTGGAGGCCAACCCCGACCTCGAGGGCCGGATCGACTCCTTCACCCTTCCCGGCCAGGACGGCGGCCACATGCCCTCCTTCGCCGGCGGCTCGCTGCTGTCGGTCTTCGAGGGCACCGGGAACGAGGAGACGGCCCAGCGCTACGTCGAGCACCTCACCGGGGACGAGTTCTCCGCCCGCTGGGCCGAGGAGACCGGGTTCTTCCCGGGCACGGTGGAGGGCGTGGAGACCTTCTCCGCGGCGGCCGACCCCGTCCTCCAGCCCTTCGCGGTCCAGCTCAGCGAGGCCAGCCGGGGCCTGCCCGTCGCCCCGGAGTGGAGCCAGGTGGAGTCGGAGAAGGTCATCGTCGCCATGCAGCAGGACATCCTCAACGGCAACGCCACTGTGGACGAGGCCACGGAGGCCGCCGCCGCGGACATCGAACGCATCCTCAACGGGGGTTGA
- a CDS encoding long-chain-fatty-acid--CoA ligase: MLNLSVLLEDGARSVPDKDCLVFGDLRLNYALTNMIANQVANLLVSRGVRPGDRVALASPNLPYFPFVYYGALKAGAVVVPLNVLLTPREIAYHLEDSGAKALFAFTGSPELPLGERAFEAFGQVDSCETYIDLPGTPGATESTIEGAETLWKALEGQPGEFETVQTGAEDTAVIIYTSGTTGRPKGAELSHNNLLMNAVISARVVNAHPDGRDVSLTVLPLFHIFGQTVMLNGPLYRGGTLVLMPRFDGDEALRLMEKEGVTGFAGVPTMYWGLLNAVQAAEPGAYDLEKIASNMVDAASGGASLPGQLAEDFTKTFGVEIKEGYGLSETSPVVSFNNPKVLAKTGSIGLPVWGVEMKLIDPDWNEVQDEGEIAVRGHCVMKGYHNRPEANAEVLRDGWFRTGDIARRDEDGMYFIVDRSKDMIIRGGYNVYPREIEEVLMTHPAVSLAAVVGVPHDTHGEEVKAFVIKDADTDATEQEIIDFAKERLAAYKYPRSVEFRTELPMTATGKILKRELR, from the coding sequence ATGCTCAACCTGTCCGTACTGCTCGAGGACGGCGCCAGGTCCGTCCCCGACAAGGACTGCCTGGTCTTCGGCGACCTGCGGCTGAACTACGCGCTCACCAACATGATCGCCAACCAGGTCGCCAACCTGCTGGTGTCCCGGGGGGTGCGCCCCGGCGACCGCGTCGCCCTCGCCAGCCCCAACCTGCCGTACTTCCCGTTCGTCTACTACGGCGCCCTGAAGGCCGGCGCGGTGGTCGTTCCGCTCAACGTGCTCCTCACTCCCCGTGAGATCGCCTACCACCTGGAGGACTCCGGGGCCAAGGCGCTCTTCGCCTTCACCGGCAGCCCCGAACTGCCGCTGGGCGAGCGCGCGTTCGAGGCCTTCGGCCAGGTCGACTCCTGCGAGACCTACATCGACCTGCCCGGGACGCCCGGTGCCACCGAGTCCACCATCGAGGGCGCCGAGACCCTGTGGAAGGCCCTGGAGGGGCAGCCCGGCGAGTTCGAGACCGTGCAGACCGGGGCCGAGGACACCGCGGTCATCATCTACACCAGCGGCACGACGGGCCGCCCCAAGGGCGCGGAGCTCTCGCACAACAACCTGCTCATGAACGCGGTCATCTCCGCCCGCGTGGTCAACGCCCACCCCGACGGCCGCGACGTCTCGCTCACCGTGCTCCCGCTGTTCCACATCTTCGGGCAGACCGTCATGCTCAACGGGCCGCTGTACCGGGGCGGGACGCTCGTGCTCATGCCGCGGTTCGACGGCGACGAGGCGCTCAGGCTCATGGAGAAGGAGGGCGTGACCGGGTTCGCCGGTGTGCCCACCATGTACTGGGGCCTGCTCAACGCGGTCCAGGCCGCCGAGCCCGGCGCCTACGACCTGGAGAAGATCGCGAGCAACATGGTCGACGCCGCGTCCGGCGGAGCCTCCCTGCCCGGCCAGCTCGCCGAGGACTTCACCAAGACCTTCGGCGTGGAGATCAAGGAGGGCTACGGCCTGTCCGAGACCTCCCCGGTGGTCTCCTTCAACAACCCCAAGGTCCTGGCCAAGACCGGCTCGATCGGCCTGCCGGTGTGGGGTGTGGAGATGAAGCTCATCGATCCGGACTGGAACGAGGTCCAGGACGAGGGCGAGATCGCCGTGCGCGGGCACTGCGTGATGAAGGGCTACCACAACCGCCCCGAGGCCAACGCCGAGGTGCTGCGCGACGGCTGGTTCCGCACGGGCGACATCGCCCGCCGGGACGAGGACGGCATGTACTTCATCGTCGACCGGTCCAAGGACATGATCATCCGCGGCGGCTACAACGTGTACCCGCGGGAGATCGAGGAGGTCCTGATGACCCACCCGGCGGTCAGCCTGGCCGCGGTCGTGGGCGTGCCCCACGACACCCACGGCGAGGAGGTCAAGGCGTTCGTGATCAAGGACGCCGACACCGACGCCACCGAGCAGGAGATCATCGACTTCGCCAAGGAGCGCCTGGCCGCCTACAAGTACCCGCGCTCCGTGGAGTTCCGCACCGAGCTGCCGATGACCGCCACGGGCAAGATCCTCAAGCGCGAACTGCGCTGA
- a CDS encoding carbohydrate ABC transporter permease: MTTAASAPERGTSRGERATRRGRGRARPAAAAAKAAGVAALLLFTLFPVYFMLVSAFSDRSTASAGTLVPTDLTLGNFVYVMTEGDFGRYMLNSLGVAAVTVTGACVLALLAAVAVTRFRFRMRTAVLVMVLVVQMVPLEALVIPLFLQVRDLGMLNTLLGLGVVYVALSLPLAVWMMRGFVAAVPAEVEEAAYIDGASWPRMFWSVLFPLVAPGLVATAIFAFIIAWNEFVLALTFMTRGENYTVAVGLRQFFGQYANDWGHVMAASTLITLPVMVFFILVQRWLVSGLVQGAVKG, encoded by the coding sequence ATGACGACCGCGGCGTCGGCCCCTGAGCGGGGAACCTCCCGGGGGGAACGCGCCACCCGGCGCGGACGCGGACGGGCCAGGCCGGCCGCGGCGGCGGCCAAGGCCGCCGGTGTCGCTGCCCTTCTGCTGTTCACGCTCTTCCCCGTCTACTTCATGCTGGTCAGCGCCTTCTCCGACAGGTCGACGGCGAGCGCCGGGACGCTGGTGCCCACGGACCTGACCCTGGGCAACTTCGTCTACGTCATGACCGAGGGCGACTTCGGCCGCTACATGCTCAACTCGCTCGGGGTCGCCGCGGTGACGGTCACGGGCGCGTGCGTGCTGGCGCTGCTGGCCGCGGTGGCGGTGACCCGGTTCCGGTTCCGGATGCGCACGGCGGTCCTGGTCATGGTGCTCGTGGTGCAGATGGTGCCGTTGGAGGCCCTGGTCATTCCGCTCTTCCTGCAGGTCCGTGATCTGGGGATGCTCAACACCCTGCTGGGGCTGGGAGTGGTCTACGTCGCCCTGTCCCTGCCGCTGGCGGTGTGGATGATGCGCGGCTTCGTGGCCGCGGTGCCCGCGGAGGTGGAGGAGGCCGCCTACATCGACGGCGCCTCGTGGCCGCGCATGTTCTGGTCGGTCCTCTTCCCCCTGGTGGCCCCGGGGCTGGTGGCCACGGCCATCTTCGCGTTCATCATCGCCTGGAACGAGTTCGTGCTGGCGCTGACCTTCATGACGCGCGGCGAGAACTACACGGTGGCGGTCGGGCTGCGCCAGTTCTTCGGGCAGTACGCCAACGACTGGGGCCACGTGATGGCCGCCTCCACGCTCATCACCCTGCCGGTGATGGTCTTCTTCATCCTCGTCCAGCGCTGGCTCGTCTCGGGGCTGGTGCAGGGGGCGGTGAAGGGCTGA
- the leuS gene encoding leucine--tRNA ligase — translation MTAVDGDQTTGDTYDARALQDKWQARWAAELPFQANEDPGDTRPRSYIVDMFAYPSGDLHMGHAEAYAIGDVIGRYRFQRGDNVLHPIGWDSFGLPAENAAIKNDSHPAEWTYANIETQAASFRRYGIGVDWSRRLHTSDPEYYKWNQWLFLRFFERGLAYRKDGQVNWCPKDQTVLANEQVVQGRCERCGSDVVRRSLNQWYFKITDYAQRLLDDMDQLDNGRWPDEILAMQRNWIGRSTGADVHFQIEGRDEPVTVFTTRPDTLYGATFFVVAADAELADELCAPEQREAFDAYRRDVAKLSDIERQATERPKTGVFLGRYAINPVNGERMPVWAADYVLADYGHGAIMAVPAHDQRDLDFALAFDLPVRVVVDTGEPDPAETGVATAGEGTLRDSGPLDGLDKTAAIERIIEVMAERGTGAGTINYRLRDWLLSRQRYWGTPIPIIHCPSCGEVAVPDEQLPVTLPELKGAELAPKGVSPLAAAKDWVEVDCPSCGGPANRDTDTMDTFVDSSWYFLRYCSPHDDSAPFDTEAVNKWGPVDHYIGGKEHATLHLMYARFFTKVLHDMGMVSFTEPFRRLTNQGQVINEGRAMSKSLGNGVDLGKEIDAYGVDAVRLTMLFASPPEEDVDWADVSVTAAQKFLNRAYRVMSEAGAASRPGTDPATGHVELRRVTHRTIDQITTLVESRRFNVAIARTMELVSAARRAIDSGPGAADPAVREAAEFIAVALSLFAPYVAEEGWEKLGHVGTVAVGNWPEAEPALLVQDEVTCVVQVQSKVRDKLTVAPDIDPAELERLALASEKARNFIGDKQVRKVIVRAPKLVNIVVG, via the coding sequence ATGACAGCGGTAGACGGCGACCAGACGACGGGCGACACCTACGACGCCCGCGCCCTCCAGGACAAGTGGCAGGCGCGCTGGGCCGCTGAGCTCCCGTTCCAGGCCAACGAGGACCCCGGCGACACCCGGCCCCGCTCCTACATCGTCGACATGTTCGCCTACCCCTCGGGCGACCTGCACATGGGTCACGCCGAGGCCTACGCCATCGGCGACGTGATCGGGCGCTACCGCTTCCAGCGCGGCGACAACGTGCTGCACCCCATCGGCTGGGACTCCTTCGGCCTGCCCGCGGAGAACGCGGCGATCAAGAACGACTCGCACCCCGCCGAGTGGACCTACGCCAACATCGAGACCCAGGCGGCCTCGTTCCGGCGCTACGGCATCGGCGTCGACTGGTCGCGCCGACTGCACACGAGCGACCCCGAGTACTACAAGTGGAACCAGTGGCTGTTCCTGCGCTTCTTCGAGCGCGGACTGGCCTACCGCAAGGACGGCCAGGTCAACTGGTGCCCCAAGGACCAGACGGTGCTGGCCAACGAGCAGGTCGTCCAGGGCCGGTGCGAGCGCTGCGGCTCCGACGTCGTGCGCCGCAGCCTGAACCAGTGGTACTTCAAGATCACCGACTACGCCCAGCGCCTGCTGGACGACATGGACCAGCTGGACAACGGCCGCTGGCCGGACGAGATCCTGGCCATGCAGCGCAACTGGATCGGCCGCTCCACCGGCGCCGACGTCCACTTCCAGATCGAGGGCCGTGACGAGCCGGTCACCGTCTTCACCACGCGCCCCGACACCCTCTACGGCGCCACGTTCTTCGTCGTGGCCGCCGACGCCGAGCTCGCCGACGAGCTGTGCGCGCCCGAGCAGCGCGAGGCCTTCGACGCCTACCGGCGCGACGTGGCCAAGCTGTCCGACATCGAGCGCCAGGCCACCGAGCGCCCCAAGACCGGCGTCTTCCTGGGCCGGTACGCGATCAACCCGGTCAACGGCGAGCGCATGCCGGTCTGGGCGGCCGACTACGTCCTGGCCGACTACGGCCACGGCGCCATCATGGCCGTGCCCGCCCACGACCAGCGCGACCTGGACTTCGCCCTGGCCTTCGACCTGCCGGTCAGGGTCGTGGTGGACACCGGTGAGCCCGACCCCGCCGAGACCGGCGTGGCCACCGCGGGCGAGGGCACCCTGCGCGACTCCGGTCCGCTGGACGGCCTGGACAAGACCGCGGCCATCGAGCGGATCATCGAGGTCATGGCCGAGCGCGGCACCGGCGCCGGGACGATCAACTACCGCCTGCGCGACTGGCTGCTGTCCCGCCAGCGCTACTGGGGTACGCCGATCCCGATCATCCACTGCCCCTCGTGCGGCGAGGTGGCCGTGCCCGACGAGCAGCTGCCCGTGACGCTGCCCGAGCTCAAGGGCGCCGAGCTGGCGCCCAAGGGCGTCTCGCCGCTGGCCGCGGCCAAGGACTGGGTGGAGGTCGACTGCCCCTCGTGCGGCGGTCCGGCCAACCGCGACACCGACACCATGGACACCTTCGTCGACTCGTCCTGGTACTTCCTGCGGTACTGCTCGCCGCACGACGACAGCGCGCCGTTCGACACCGAGGCCGTTAACAAGTGGGGTCCGGTCGACCACTACATCGGCGGCAAGGAGCACGCGACGCTGCACCTGATGTACGCGCGCTTCTTCACCAAGGTCCTGCACGACATGGGGATGGTCTCCTTCACCGAGCCCTTCCGCCGGCTGACCAACCAGGGCCAGGTCATCAACGAGGGCCGGGCGATGTCCAAGTCGCTGGGCAACGGGGTCGACCTGGGCAAGGAGATCGACGCCTACGGTGTCGACGCGGTCCGGCTGACCATGTTGTTCGCCAGTCCTCCGGAGGAGGACGTCGACTGGGCCGACGTCTCGGTCACGGCCGCGCAGAAGTTCCTCAACCGCGCCTACCGGGTGATGTCCGAGGCCGGCGCCGCCAGCCGTCCGGGGACCGACCCCGCCACCGGCCACGTCGAACTGCGCCGGGTCACGCACCGCACGATCGACCAGATCACGACCCTGGTCGAGTCGCGCCGGTTCAACGTCGCCATCGCCCGCACCATGGAACTGGTCTCGGCCGCCCGGCGGGCGATCGACTCCGGGCCCGGCGCGGCCGACCCGGCGGTGCGCGAGGCCGCCGAGTTCATCGCCGTCGCCCTGTCGCTGTTCGCGCCCTACGTGGCCGAGGAGGGCTGGGAGAAGCTCGGCCACGTCGGCACCGTGGCGGTCGGCAACTGGCCCGAGGCCGAACCGGCGCTGCTGGTCCAGGACGAGGTCACCTGCGTGGTCCAGGTCCAGAGCAAGGTGCGCGACAAGCTGACCGTGGCGCCGGACATCGACCCGGCCGAGCTGGAGCGGCTGGCCCTGGCGTCGGAGAAGGCACGCAACTTCATCGGTGACAAGCAGGTCCGCAAGGTGATCGTGCGCGCGCCGAAGCTGGTGAACATCGTCGTCGGCTGA
- a CDS encoding FAD-binding oxidoreductase, which translates to MTPHQQGTSKGAPAGARAGFAEHIAAVQRLRRDFRALPEDAPVRLAKPTSNLFRFREPSSAPSLDVSAFSGVISIDPVERLADVGGMTTYEDLVAATLPHGLMPTVVPQLRTITLGGAVTGLGIESSSFRSGLPHEAVQEMEILTGSGDVVTATRDNEHSDLFYGFPNSYGTLGYSLRLRIELEPVSAYVNLRHLRFSDSAECMDALARICADAEHDGQPVDFVDGVAFGPDELYLTLARFTDQAPWVSDYTGNDVYYKSIPRYSGNGPGDYLTTHDYLWRWDTDWFWCSRAFGTQHPLVRPLWPRALKRSDVYRKLVAWDRRTDFFRLLTHYRGKRPQEPLIQDIEVGVERGAEFLEFFHSEIGMTPVWMCPLRLSEPRRPGHGGDGEHVWPLYPLDNDRLYVNFGFWGLVDMLPGQRRAHHNRRVEEEVARLGGHKSLYSDAFYTEEEFWSLYNGTAYSGLKRAYDPGGRLLDLYAKCVGNR; encoded by the coding sequence ATGACACCTCACCAACAGGGAACGAGCAAGGGCGCCCCCGCCGGAGCGCGGGCCGGCTTCGCCGAGCACATCGCGGCGGTCCAGCGCCTGCGACGCGACTTCCGGGCGCTCCCCGAGGACGCGCCCGTGCGGCTCGCCAAGCCCACGTCCAACCTCTTCCGCTTCCGCGAACCCTCCTCGGCCCCCTCCCTCGACGTGTCCGCCTTCTCCGGGGTCATCTCCATCGACCCCGTCGAGCGCCTCGCCGACGTCGGAGGCATGACCACCTACGAGGACCTCGTCGCCGCCACGCTCCCGCACGGGCTGATGCCCACCGTCGTGCCGCAGCTGCGCACCATCACCCTGGGCGGAGCGGTCACCGGCCTCGGCATCGAGTCCTCCTCCTTCCGCAGCGGCCTGCCCCACGAGGCGGTCCAGGAGATGGAGATCCTCACCGGCTCGGGCGACGTCGTGACCGCCACCCGCGACAACGAGCACAGCGACCTCTTCTACGGGTTCCCCAACTCCTACGGCACCCTCGGCTACAGCCTGCGCCTGCGCATCGAGCTGGAACCGGTCTCCGCCTACGTGAACCTGCGCCACCTGCGCTTCTCCGACTCCGCCGAGTGCATGGACGCCCTCGCGCGGATCTGCGCCGACGCCGAGCACGACGGGCAGCCGGTCGACTTCGTGGACGGGGTGGCCTTCGGCCCCGACGAGCTCTACCTCACCCTCGCCCGCTTCACCGACCAGGCGCCCTGGGTGAGCGACTACACCGGCAACGACGTCTACTACAAGTCGATCCCGCGCTACTCCGGCAACGGGCCCGGCGACTACCTCACCACGCACGACTACCTGTGGCGCTGGGACACCGACTGGTTCTGGTGCTCGCGCGCCTTCGGGACCCAGCACCCCCTGGTGCGGCCGCTGTGGCCCCGCGCGCTCAAGCGCTCGGACGTGTACCGCAAGCTCGTCGCCTGGGACCGGCGCACCGACTTCTTCCGGCTGCTCACCCACTACCGCGGCAAGCGGCCCCAGGAACCGCTCATCCAGGACATCGAGGTCGGCGTCGAGCGCGGCGCGGAGTTCCTGGAGTTCTTCCACTCCGAGATCGGCATGACGCCGGTCTGGATGTGCCCGCTCAGGCTCAGCGAGCCGCGGCGGCCCGGCCACGGCGGCGACGGCGAGCACGTCTGGCCGCTCTACCCCCTGGACAACGACCGCCTGTACGTGAACTTCGGGTTCTGGGGCCTGGTCGACATGCTTCCCGGCCAGCGCCGGGCCCACCACAACCGCAGGGTGGAGGAGGAGGTCGCCCGGCTGGGCGGCCACAAGTCCCTGTACTCGGACGCCTTCTACACCGAGGAGGAGTTCTGGAGCCTCTACAACGGGACGGCCTACTCCGGCCTCAAACGGGCCTACGACCCCGGGGGACGGCTCCTGGACCTGTACGCCAAGTGCGTGGGCAACCGCTAG